The sequence below is a genomic window from Nocardia fluminea.
CGAGGAGGTGGGTCTGGACGTGTTCGCGATGGGCGAGCACCACAATCGGCCCTTCGTGCCGTCGTCACCGACCACGATGCTCGGCTATATCGCCGGGCGCACCGACAACATCACGCTGTCCACCTCGACCACGCTCATCACCACGAACGACCCGGTCAAGATCGCCGAGGACTTCGCGATGCTGCAGCACCTGGCCGACGGCCGCGTCGACCTGATGCTCGGGCGCGGCAACACCGGCCCGGTCTACCCGTGGTTCGGCAAGGACATCCGCGACGGCATCCCGCTGGCCATCGAGAACTACGCTCTGCTGCACCGGCTGTGGCGTGAAGACGTCGTGAACTGGGAAGGCAAGTTCCGTACGCCGCTGCAATCGTTCACCTCGACCCCGCGTCCGCTCGACGATGTGCCGCCGTTCGTCTGGCACGGGTCGATCCGGAGCCCGGAGATCGCCGAACAGGCCGCGTACTACGGTGACGGCTTCTTCGCCAACCACATCTTCTGGCCCACCGACCACTTCAAGCGGCTGATCGACCTGTACCGGCGGCGCTACGAGCACTACGGCCACGGCAGCGCCGACCAGGCCATCGTCGGACTCGGCGGGCAAGTGTTCCTGCGTAAGAACTCGCAGGACGCGGTTCGTGAGTTCCGCCCCTACTTCGACAACGCGCCCGTCTACGGACACGGCCCGTCGCTGGAGGATTTCACCGAGCAGACCCCGCTCACCGTGGGCAGCCCGGAGCAGGTCATCGAGAAGACGCTCACCTTCCGCGAGCACTTCGGCGACTACCAGCGCCAGCTGTTCCTGGTCGACCATGCCGGACTCCCGTTGAAGACGGTGCTCGAGCAGCTCGACCTGCTCGGCGAGGAAGTGATCCCGGTGTTGCGCAAGGAATTCGCGGCCCGGCGCCCGGCGCACGTCCCGGACGCGCCGACGCACGACTCACTACTCGCCGCCAAGACCTTGGAGGTCAGCGCGTGACATCCACACCGCGCCGCGCACTCGGCGGCCCGCACACCACGGAGGTGATCGCATGACAACCCGTATCGCCGTGGTGTCGGCAGGGCTTTCGCAGCCTTCGTCGACACGTTTGCTCGCCGATCGACTGGCCGCCGCGGCAGCACGCGAGCTGCGTACGAAAGGCGCCGAGGTCGAAGTGGACTTCGTCGACCTGCGCGATCACGCTCGCGACCTGGCCGACAACCTGCTCACCGGGTTCCCGGCGCCCGCGTTGCGGGCGGCGATCGACAAGGTCGTCACCGCCGACGGCCTGATCGCGGTGACGCCGATCTTCAGTGCCTCCTACAGCGGCCTGTTCAAGACGTTCTTCGATGTGCTGGAACCGGATTCGCTCGCCGGGATGCCGGTACTGACCGGCGCGACCGGCGGCACCGAGCGTCATTCCCTGGCGCTGGAGCACGCGGTGCGTCCGCTGTTCGCCTACCTGCGCTCGATCGTCGTCCCCACCGCGGTCTACGCGGCGTCCACCGACTGGGGCGCGAACGGCGGCGACAAGGCACTCAACAATCGGATCGACCGCGCCGCAACGGAATTCGGCGCGCTGCTACTCGGCACGTCCGCTACCCGGCCCACCGACCCCTATACCGATACGACCCCGTTCGAAGACCTCCTCGCAGCAAATCACTGATCCACACCTACCCCAAGGAGAACACTCATGACCACCGCCATCGCCAAGGGACTCACCGCAGGCACCTGGGCCATCGACCCCACCCACTCCACCGTCGGTTTCGCCGTACGCCACCTCATGGTGAGCAAGGTCCGCGGCCGCTTCACCGATTTCGACGGCGCCCTCGTGATCGCCGAGGACGGCACCGCCACCGCGCACGCCGAGATCCGCGTCGACTCCCTCACCACCGACAACGCACAGCGTGACGGCCACCTGCGCACGGCCGACTTCTTCCACGCCGAGGAATTCCCGCTGATGACCTTCAAGTCCACCGGATTCCGTGGCGAGGGCGCCGATTTCGTCGTCGACGGTGAGTTCACGGTGCGCGGCAACACCAAGCCGGTCACCCTCGAGGTCGAGTTCCTCGGCGTGAGCCCGGGCATGGGCAACGGCCAGGTCGCCGGCTTCGAAGCCAAGACCGTGGTCTCGCGTCGCGACTTCGGTCTCGACATCGACATGCCGCTGCCCGACGGCGGCGCCGTGATCGGCGACAAGATCACCCTCACCCTCGAGATCGAGGCCGTGCTCCAGAGCTGACCCGTTGCTCCGGCGCCCCCGTCACCGAACAGGTGACGGGGGCGCCGGTCGCTGTGCGCCGAAGCTAGTCCTCGTCGGCGATGATCGTGTCGAGAGTCGCCGCGAGACGCTCGAGGGTCGCGACCGTCGCGGCGAACTCGGCCGGGCCGAGCGCCTGCGCCAGCCGGTGCGCCATGGCCGCGTGCTGTGGGTTGATCCGACGGATGGCGGCGGTGCCCTCCTCGGTCATCGCGACCAGCTTGGCCCGCTTGTGCGCGGGGTTGGGCCGGTACTCGCACATTCCCTTGCCGACCAGCAGGTCCGCGATCCGCTGTACGCTCTGCCGGGTGATGCCCATCGCGCGCGCGATCCCGGCCACCGGTTGCGGCTGGTCCTGCACGGCGGCCATCACCTGCCACCAGGCCACCGAGATGCCGGCGGGCGCGGACAATCCGTCGCCGATGGTCAGGAATTGACCGTTGAGCCGGAAGACGGTGAGGGCGGCGCCGTCGAGTAGGTCCTGTTCGGATTTCACGCCGCGTGGATCCCTTCGTATTCGGCGAGTGCGGCATATCCGGCCGGGTCCTTGCGCGCGTACAGCGCGTACCAGGCCTCGAGGATGTGCGGTTCGTACAGATCGAGCCGCGCGAAGATCTCCCTGGCGAATTCGAACGGCGACATGCCGTCCGCGGTGATCACGTCACGGTCGGTGACGGCGGGCGCCTCGACGTAGTGCGGCGCGCCCGAATACCCGCTGTAGCCGAGGAATTCCGCGGCGTTGCTGGTGTGCGCGCGATCATCGAGCAGGCCCGCGGTGGCGAGTCCGAAGGTCGCGCCGCAGATCGCGGCCACCGGCACCCCGGCGGCGGCGAACTCTTTCGCCTTGTGCGCGAACGGGATCAGGTCCTCGCCCATCCACAGGTCCGCGCCGGGCAGGATCAACATCGCGCTGCCGGCCGGATCGAGATCGGCGACCGCCAGGTCGGGCGTTACGCGCAGACGCCCCATGGTGGTGATCGGTGCTGTGGTGAGGCCGACCGTGACGACCTCGAACGTTCCGGGCTCCCGGTGCCAGTTGCCGTTGGCGATGTGCGCTGTCGCGGCCCCCACTTCCCAGTCGGCGAGGGTGTCGTAGACGGCGACGTGAACTGTTTTCATCGACATGACAGTATCCTGTCATAATTGACAGGATACTGTCAATAAGAATTTTGCTACCGGCTTATAGCCCACCCTCCGTACGCTGACGGCATCCGGTGCGAGACAAGGAGGTTCACCCGCGATGACCGACTCCGTGCAGGGCATGACGGGGACCATCACGTCACCGATTCGGGAGGCAGGCGCACTGGGTGAGGTGCTGATCTCGATTCGCGGCGGCACCGAGCTCTATCTCGCCCGAGCCGACGAGCCGATCGCCGCCTGGACCACCGTGTTGATCGTCGCGGTCCACCCCGGTCGCCTGGTCGACGTGGTCACGTGGATTCCGCTTCCCACTGAATGAAAGGGGCCCGCGATGCTGGGCTATCACGTTCCCGATCCCGACGAAGCCATGCTGGTCAGTGGCGCCAAGACCAAAGACGACAGCCCGTTCAAGGTGGTCATCGGGCGCGGCACCTGGGTGGTGCCGCTGTTCCGCAAGGTCCGCTACCTGTCGCTGGCCATGTTCGAATCCGAGATTCGCGAGCGCTGCGTCACCAAGCAGGCCATCCAGCTCGATGTGCGCGCGGTGATCGCGTTCAAGGTCGCCAACGACACCCAGTCGATCGTCAATGCGGCACAACGCTTCCTGTCCGAACAGGAGCAGGAGATGTCGGTGCTCACCGGCCGCATCTTCTCCGGTCACCTGCGCTCGATCGTCGGCTCGATGACCGTCGAGGAGATCATCCGGGAACGTCAGAAGCTGGCCGACGAGGTGCTCATCGCCTCCAAGGTGGAGATGAGCAATATCGGCCTGTGGGTCGACTCGTTCCAGATCCAGTCCATCGACGACGGCAACCTCGGCTACATCAATGCCCTTGCCGCACCGCACAATGCGGCGGTCCAGCGTGACGCCCAGATCGCCCAGGCCCAAGCCGCCCAGCGCTCCGCCGAAGCCGAGCAGGAATCGCTGCGCCGTCGCGCCGAATACGAACGCGAGACCTCGATCCTCAAGGCCCAGTACCAGCGCGACATCGACAAGGCCAATGCCGAAGCGGCACAGGCGGGTCCGCTCGCCGACGCCATCGCCAGGCAGGCCGTGCTGCACGCGCAGGCCGAGCAGGCGCGCAAGAACGCCGAACTGCGGGAACAGCAACTCCAGGCCGAAGTGGTGAAACCCGCTGAGGCAGAAGCGGAACGAGTCCGCATCCTCGCCGTGGCCGAGGCCGATCGCACCCGCATCCAGGCCGAAGCGGCGGCATCCAACAACCGCATCGCGCTGGACCAGATGCTCATCGAGCAACTTCCCGAAATCGTCAAGCAGGCCGCGCACGGCCTGGCCGGCGCCAATCTCACCGTGCTCAACGGTCCCGACGGTGTCGGCGAGCTGCTCAACGGCATGGTCGGTCAGGGGCTGACGGTCTTCAACTCCCTGCAGAAGGCCCTGTCCAACGGCGAGGTGGACAAGGTCTGATGTTCACGCCCGGCGCAGGGCGAACATGCGCAGATCGCGGGTGGTGCGGTCGCGGTAGGCGGCGTAGGCGCCGGTGATGTCGACGAAGCGGGCGAAGATCGCGTCCTTGTCCGCGTCGCTGACCGGCGTGGCGGTGACCGGGATGCGCTCGCCGGCGATGGCGACGGTGGCCGACGGGTTCGCGAGCAGATTGGCGGTCCAGGCCGGGTGGTGGGCCTGGCCGAAGTTGGAACCGACCACGTACAGGGTGTCGCCGTCGTGGACGTAGAGCAGCGGCTGGGTACGCGCGACACCGGACTTGCGACCGGTGGTCGTGAGCAGGATCACCGGTGCGCCGATCGGGCCGAGCACGGTGTACTTGCCGTCGGTGCGCTCGAGCAGGGCGCGGTCGAGCGGGGTGATGGTGCGGATCAGCCAGGAACCCGGCTTGGTCGCGGCGAACCGGTTGGCTGCGCGGGACAGGGGATTGGCGCGGGAGCCCCACTGGCGATCCGGGAACTGCGATGTCATGGGGCGGACTATAACGTGACCGATCGGACCCCACCGAACCCCTGAATCGCCGCCGATTCACTAAGCTCGCGAGCATGGTCGAACAAGCGCCGTCCACCGTGTACATTGCCTCGCCCGAGGGTGACACCGGAAAATCTACGGTGGCACTGGGTGTCCTCGGCATGCTGTGCGCGACCACCGCGCGCGTCGGAGTGTTCCGGCCGATCACCCGCTCCACCGACGAACCCGACTACATCCTCGAACTGCTGCTCGAGCACAGCACCGCCGATATCAGCTACGAGCAGGCCATCGGCGTCACCTACGAGGACGTCCACCGCGACCCCACCGCCGCGATCAGCGACATCGTGATGCGCTTCCACGATGTCGCCAAGGCCTGTGACGCGGTGGTGATCGTCGGCAGCGACTATACCGACGTCGCCAGCCCGAGCGAGCTGCGCTTCAACGCCCGGATCGCCGTGAACCTGGGCGCGCCGGTACTGCTGGTCGTTCGCGGCGCGGAACGCACGCCCGGCGAGGTCAAGCAGCTGGTCGAGCTGTGTACCGCCGAGCTCACCGCCGAGCACGCTCATCTGGTCGCGATCGTCGCCAATCGCTGCGCTCCCGACGAGCTCGACGACATCGCGACCACGCTGGCGAGTTGCGATGTGCCGTCCTGGACGCTGCCCGAGGTACCGCTGCTGATGGCGCCGACCATGGGCGAGCTGTGCGAGGCGATCGACGGCGAGATCTACAGCGGTGATCCGGAACTGTTACAGCGCGAGGCGCTGCGCATCATGGTCGGCGGCATGACCGCCGAACACATTCTCGAGCGCCTCTCCGACGGTGTGGTGGTGATCGCCCCCGGCGACCGTTCCGACGTGCTGCTCAGCCTGGTCAATGCCCATGAGGCCGAAGGCTTCCCGTCACTGGCGGGCGTGATCATGAACGGTGGCCTGCGCCCGCATCCGGCCATCGCGCGGCTGATGGACGGACTGCACCCCAAGCTGCCGATCCTGGCCACCGAGCTGGGCACCTACGACACCGCCAGCGCCGTGCACGGCACCCGCGGCCGGATGTGGGCGGGCAGCCCGCGCAAGGTCGACACCGCGCTCGCGCTGATGGAACAGCGGGTCGACGCACCGGAACTGTTGCGGCGCATCCAGGTTCCGTCCTCGACGGTCGTGACGCCGCAGATGTTCGAATACCGGCTGATCGAACGCGCCCGCGCCGATCGCAAACGCATCGTGCTGCCCGAGGGCGACGACGACCGCATCCTGCGCGCCGCGGGCCGGGTGCTGCAGCGCAAGATCGCCGACCTCACCATCCTCGGCGACGAGACCTCGGTGCGTGCTCGCGCCGCCGAGCTCGGTGTCGATATCGCCGACGCGCAGGTCATGGCGCCGCGCACCTCGGGCTACCTCGACGAATTCGCCGCCGAATACACCGAATTGCGCAAGCACAAGGGCATGACGCTCGAGCGCGCCCGCGAAACCATGTCCGACATCTCCTACTTCGGCACCATGATGGTCTACAAGGGCATCGCCGATGGCATGGTCTCGGGCGCCGCGCACACCACCGCGCACACGATCCGGCCCTCGTTCGAGATCATCAAGACGGTGCCCGGCGTCTCCACGGTGTCGAGCGTGTTCCTGATGTGCCTGGCCGATCGTGTGCTCGCCTACGGCGACTGCGCGGTGGTTCCCGATCCGACCTCGGAGCAGCTGGCCGACATCGCGGTGTCCTCGGCGGGCACGGCGGCCCGGTTCGGGATCGACCCCCGGGTGGCGATGCTGTCCTACTCGACCGGCGCGTCCGGCACCGGCGCCGACGTCGACAAGGTCC
It includes:
- a CDS encoding LLM class flavin-dependent oxidoreductase → MQFGIFSVGDVTTDPTTGRTPTEAERIKAMVAIAQKAEEVGLDVFAMGEHHNRPFVPSSPTTMLGYIAGRTDNITLSTSTTLITTNDPVKIAEDFAMLQHLADGRVDLMLGRGNTGPVYPWFGKDIRDGIPLAIENYALLHRLWREDVVNWEGKFRTPLQSFTSTPRPLDDVPPFVWHGSIRSPEIAEQAAYYGDGFFANHIFWPTDHFKRLIDLYRRRYEHYGHGSADQAIVGLGGQVFLRKNSQDAVREFRPYFDNAPVYGHGPSLEDFTEQTPLTVGSPEQVIEKTLTFREHFGDYQRQLFLVDHAGLPLKTVLEQLDLLGEEVIPVLRKEFAARRPAHVPDAPTHDSLLAAKTLEVSA
- a CDS encoding FMN reductase, translating into MTTRIAVVSAGLSQPSSTRLLADRLAAAAARELRTKGAEVEVDFVDLRDHARDLADNLLTGFPAPALRAAIDKVVTADGLIAVTPIFSASYSGLFKTFFDVLEPDSLAGMPVLTGATGGTERHSLALEHAVRPLFAYLRSIVVPTAVYAASTDWGANGGDKALNNRIDRAATEFGALLLGTSATRPTDPYTDTTPFEDLLAANH
- a CDS encoding YceI family protein, with the translated sequence MTTAIAKGLTAGTWAIDPTHSTVGFAVRHLMVSKVRGRFTDFDGALVIAEDGTATAHAEIRVDSLTTDNAQRDGHLRTADFFHAEEFPLMTFKSTGFRGEGADFVVDGEFTVRGNTKPVTLEVEFLGVSPGMGNGQVAGFEAKTVVSRRDFGLDIDMPLPDGGAVIGDKITLTLEIEAVLQS
- a CDS encoding MarR family winged helix-turn-helix transcriptional regulator, which codes for MKSEQDLLDGAALTVFRLNGQFLTIGDGLSAPAGISVAWWQVMAAVQDQPQPVAGIARAMGITRQSVQRIADLLVGKGMCEYRPNPAHKRAKLVAMTEEGTAAIRRINPQHAAMAHRLAQALGPAEFAATVATLERLAATLDTIIADED
- a CDS encoding DJ-1/PfpI family protein, yielding MKTVHVAVYDTLADWEVGAATAHIANGNWHREPGTFEVVTVGLTTAPITTMGRLRVTPDLAVADLDPAGSAMLILPGADLWMGEDLIPFAHKAKEFAAAGVPVAAICGATFGLATAGLLDDRAHTSNAAEFLGYSGYSGAPHYVEAPAVTDRDVITADGMSPFEFAREIFARLDLYEPHILEAWYALYARKDPAGYAALAEYEGIHAA
- a CDS encoding SPFH domain-containing protein; this encodes MLGYHVPDPDEAMLVSGAKTKDDSPFKVVIGRGTWVVPLFRKVRYLSLAMFESEIRERCVTKQAIQLDVRAVIAFKVANDTQSIVNAAQRFLSEQEQEMSVLTGRIFSGHLRSIVGSMTVEEIIRERQKLADEVLIASKVEMSNIGLWVDSFQIQSIDDGNLGYINALAAPHNAAVQRDAQIAQAQAAQRSAEAEQESLRRRAEYERETSILKAQYQRDIDKANAEAAQAGPLADAIARQAVLHAQAEQARKNAELREQQLQAEVVKPAEAEAERVRILAVAEADRTRIQAEAAASNNRIALDQMLIEQLPEIVKQAAHGLAGANLTVLNGPDGVGELLNGMVGQGLTVFNSLQKALSNGEVDKV
- a CDS encoding nitroreductase family deazaflavin-dependent oxidoreductase — encoded protein: MTSQFPDRQWGSRANPLSRAANRFAATKPGSWLIRTITPLDRALLERTDGKYTVLGPIGAPVILLTTTGRKSGVARTQPLLYVHDGDTLYVVGSNFGQAHHPAWTANLLANPSATVAIAGERIPVTATPVSDADKDAIFARFVDITGAYAAYRDRTTRDLRMFALRRA
- the pta gene encoding phosphate acetyltransferase gives rise to the protein MVEQAPSTVYIASPEGDTGKSTVALGVLGMLCATTARVGVFRPITRSTDEPDYILELLLEHSTADISYEQAIGVTYEDVHRDPTAAISDIVMRFHDVAKACDAVVIVGSDYTDVASPSELRFNARIAVNLGAPVLLVVRGAERTPGEVKQLVELCTAELTAEHAHLVAIVANRCAPDELDDIATTLASCDVPSWTLPEVPLLMAPTMGELCEAIDGEIYSGDPELLQREALRIMVGGMTAEHILERLSDGVVVIAPGDRSDVLLSLVNAHEAEGFPSLAGVIMNGGLRPHPAIARLMDGLHPKLPILATELGTYDTASAVHGTRGRMWAGSPRKVDTALALMEQRVDAPELLRRIQVPSSTVVTPQMFEYRLIERARADRKRIVLPEGDDDRILRAAGRVLQRKIADLTILGDETSVRARAAELGVDIADAQVMAPRTSGYLDEFAAEYTELRKHKGMTLERARETMSDISYFGTMMVYKGIADGMVSGAAHTTAHTIRPSFEIIKTVPGVSTVSSVFLMCLADRVLAYGDCAVVPDPTSEQLADIAVSSAGTAARFGIDPRVAMLSYSTGASGTGADVDKVRAATELVRERAPQLPVEGPIQYDAAIEPAVASAKLPDSEVAGKATVFVFPDLNTGNNTYKAVQRSAGAVAIGPVLQGLRKPVNDLSRGALVADIVNTVAITAIQAQGDGK